GGACACTAAGAAACAAATCCTCGCTGCATTGAACATCAAGGATGTGAAAGACGCAGATGCTGAATATCAGAAATATGTGAAAGGGGATATGCTGATGAACGTAGATGGCACGCTGACCGAAAACACAGGTGAATTTGCTACCAACTACGAGAAAGAAGCAAAAGAGCAACAACGTCTGCACGTGTTTGTATGCGAAGTGGACGGTCAGACTAAATACGTAGTTCCTGTATACGGTGCCGGTCTTTGGGGCGCTATCTGGGGCTATGTTGCACTGAACGAAGATAAAGATACTGTTTACGGCACTTACTTCTCACACGCTAGCGAAACTCCGGGTCTGGGTGCTGAAATCGCAACCGACCGATTCCAAAATGCATTTGTAGGTAAGAAAACCTTGGAAAATGGAGCTATCACATTGGGAGTCGTAAAAAATGGCAAAGTAGAGAAACCTGACTACCAAGTGGATGGTATCTCCGGTGGTACAATTACTTCAGTAGGTGTAGATGCTATGTTGAAGGCTTGCCTGAATAGTTACTTGAGTTTTTTAACTAAATAATAAGGAGGAGAAATATAGAATATGGGACAACTGTTTTCAAAGAAAAATAAAGAAGTATTCTCTGCTCCGCTGGGAATTGATAATCCGGTAACCGTACAGGTGCTCGGTATCTGTTCTGCACTTGCTGTTACCGCAAAGCTGGAGCCTGCCATCGTGATGGGACTTTCAGTGACGGTGATTACTGCATTTGCCAACGTTGTTATCTCACTGTTGCGCAAGACCATTCCTAACCGCATCCGCATCATCGTCCAGTTGGTTGTGGTAGCTGCCTTGGTAACCATCGTAAGTGAAGTTCTGAAAGCGTGTGCTTACGACGTAAGCGTACAACTCTCTGTATACGTAGGTCTGATCATCACCAACTGTATCTTGATGGGACGTCTGGAAGCATTTGCCATGCAGAACGGTCCTTGGGAGTCTTTCCTGGATGGTGTAGGTAATGGTTTGGGCTATGCCAAGATCTTGATTATCGTTGCTTTCTTCCGCGAACTGTTTGGATCGGGAACATTGCTTGGTTTCAATATCCTGAATTATGAACCGATTCAAAATATCGGATACGTAAACAACGGCTTGATGTTGATGCCGCCGATGGCATTGATTATCGTAGCATGTATTATCTGGTATCAACGCGCACGTCATAAAGAATTGCAAGAACAAAGTAATTAATTATTTCTGATTTCTGAATTATGATTTATGTCTAGCTTTATAGTCATAGTCGCATGATAAGTCTGCTGAATCATAAATTATAAATCATAAATCATAAATCAAAAAGAATTATGGAACATTTATTAAGTTTATTCGTCCGCTCTATCTTTGTGGACAACATGATATTCGCATTCTTCCTGGGTATGTGCTCATACCTGGCTGTTTCGAAGAATGTGAAGACTGCCGTAGGACTGGGTATCGCCGTAACTTTCGTGTTGCTGGTGACGCTTCCGGTCAACTACCTGTTGCAAACTAAGGTGCTGGCTGCCAATGCTATTATTGAAGGTGTCGACCTTAGCTTCTTGAGCTTTATTCTTTTCATTGCCGTTATCGCCGGTATTGTGCAGCTGGTGGAGATGATCGTAGAACGTTTCACTCCGTCATTGTACGCTTCGCTGGGTATCTTCCTGCCGTTGATTGCCGTTAACTGTGCCATCATGGGTGCTTCTCTGTTTATGCAACAACGTATCAATCTGGGTCCGAGTGATCCGAAATACATTGGTGATATCTGGGATGCCCTCGCTTATGCATTGGGCTCTGGTATCGGTTGGCTGCTGGCTATCGTAGGTCTGGCTGCTATCCGCGAGAAAATGGCTTACTCTGACGTACCTGCTCCGTTGAAGGGCTTGGGTATCACATTTATCACAGTAGGTCTGATGGCAATCGCGTTTATGTGTTTCTCTGGTTTGAACATCTAAAAAGAAAGGAATAAGACAATGGATATGAATTTAATATTAGCGAGCATTGGGGTATTCCTTGTGGTTATTCTGTTGCTTGTTGTAATCTTGTTGGTTGCCAAGAACTTCCTGGTACCCTCAGGAAACGTAAAACTGACAATCAACGGCGAAAAGGAAGTGGAAGTGGCTTCCGGTTCTACTTTGTTGAATACGCTGTCTGTAAACGGGATATTCCTGTCATCTGCTTGTGGTGGTAAGGGATCTTGCGGACAATGCAAATGCCAAGTACTCGAAGGAGGCGGCGAAATCCTGCCTTCTGAGGTTCCTCACTTCAGCCGCAAACAGCAGCAAGACCATTGGCGTCTGGGCTGTCAGGTGAAAGTGAAAGGCGACATGTCAATCAAGATTGACGAATCTGTACTGGGTGTGAAAGAGTGGGAGTGTGAAGTGATCTCCAACAAGAACGTGGCTACATTTATCAAAGAGTTCATCGTTGCTCTGCCTAAAGGCGAACACATGGACTTTATCCCGGGTTCTTACGCACAGATCAAGATTCCTAAATTCTCAATGGACTATGACAAGGACATTGACAAGAGCTTGATTGGCGACGAATACCTGCCTGCATGGGAGAAATTCGGTTTGCTGGGTCTGAAGTGTAAGAACGAAGAGGAAACAATCCGTGCTTACTCTATGGCCAACTATCCTGCCGAAGGTGACCGTATCATGTTGACTGTACGTATCGCTACTCCGCCGTTCAAACCGAAAGATCAAGGTCCTGGATTTATGGATGTGATGCCGGGTATCGCTTCTTCTTATATCTTTACCCTGAAACCGGGCGACAAAGTTATCATGAGTGGACCTTACGGAGACTTTCATCCGATCTTCGATTCTAAGAAGGAAATGATGTGGATTGGTGGTGGTGCCGGTATGGCTCCGTTGCGTGCACAAATCATGCACTTGACCAAGACATTGCATACTACTGACCGTAAGATGTCTTACTTCTATGGTGCCCGTGCGCTGAATGAAGTGTTCTATCTGGAAGATTTCCTGCAAATCGAAAAGGACTTCCCGAACTTCTCATTCCATCTGGCTCTCGACCGTCCGGACCCTGCTGCTGATGCCGCAGGCGTGAAGTATACTCCGGGATTCGTTCACAACGTAATTTACGAAACTTACCTGAAGAACCACGAAGCTCCTGAAGATATCGAATACTACATGTGTGGTCCTGGTCCGATGTCGAAAGCTGTTGAGAAGATGCTCGACGATCTTGGCGTTCCGGCACAGAACCTGATGTTCGACAACTTCGGAGGATAATTCGCAGAAAAGGAGAAACCAAACCGGTCGGAAAACAGGCTGGAAAGGTTACATAAACACAGAGCGGGAAATCTGAAAAGCAGCAATGCTTCTTCGATTTCCCGCTTCTTTTTACTATTATTTCATAATGTCTTTCCGGCATAGTTTGTATCTCTTCTATGCCTGTTTTAAAGAAGGTTATTATATATTGCCCGGCATAGCTAAAGTTTGATTGTATTTTTATCTCCGTACTCTTTCCTTTTTGTATCTTTGCCCCCATGTTAGAGAAAAATGAAATTATACAGTCGGCTCTCCGCCATTTGAAGATCAAAGAGCTGAATCCGATGCAAGAAGCATCACTTGAACAAGCTACCGGAAGAAAAGACGTTATTCTGTTGTCACCGACAGGATCGGGCAAGACATTGGCCTATCTGTTACCTTTACTCCTTGCTCTAAAACCGAACGACGACAGCGTGCAGGTTTTGATTCTGGTTCCCTCGCGTGAGCTTGCCCTGCAAATAGATTCTGTGTTCAAAGCAATGGGGACTTTCTGGAAAACCTGCTGTTGCTACGGTGGGCATCCCATCGCTGAAGAAAAGAAAAGCATATTAGGCAATCGTCCTGCTATCATCATCGGTACTCCGGGACGTATCACCGATCATCTGTCTAAAGGCAATTTCAACCCTGAAACCATTGAAACTTTAATTATCGACGAGTTCGACAAATCGTTGGAGTTTGGTTTCCACGATGAAATGGCAGAGATCATCACCCAGCTTCCGGGATTAAAAAAACGTATGCTGCTTTCAGCTACCGATGCCGAAGAGATTCCCGAATTTGCAGGATTGAACCGCACGGTTAAGTTGAACTTCCTTCCGGACGCTTCTGAAGAACAGGAGTCCCGCTTGACATTAATGAAGGTGCTTTCGCCTTCCAAAGATAAGATTGATACTTTATATAACCTGCTTTGTACATTGGGAAGCAGTTCAAGCAT
The Bacteroides caecimuris DNA segment above includes these coding regions:
- the nqrF gene encoding NADH:ubiquinone reductase (Na(+)-transporting) subunit F — its product is MDMNLILASIGVFLVVILLLVVILLVAKNFLVPSGNVKLTINGEKEVEVASGSTLLNTLSVNGIFLSSACGGKGSCGQCKCQVLEGGGEILPSEVPHFSRKQQQDHWRLGCQVKVKGDMSIKIDESVLGVKEWECEVISNKNVATFIKEFIVALPKGEHMDFIPGSYAQIKIPKFSMDYDKDIDKSLIGDEYLPAWEKFGLLGLKCKNEEETIRAYSMANYPAEGDRIMLTVRIATPPFKPKDQGPGFMDVMPGIASSYIFTLKPGDKVIMSGPYGDFHPIFDSKKEMMWIGGGAGMAPLRAQIMHLTKTLHTTDRKMSYFYGARALNEVFYLEDFLQIEKDFPNFSFHLALDRPDPAADAAGVKYTPGFVHNVIYETYLKNHEAPEDIEYYMCGPGPMSKAVEKMLDDLGVPAQNLMFDNFGG
- a CDS encoding DEAD/DEAH box helicase — encoded protein: MLEKNEIIQSALRHLKIKELNPMQEASLEQATGRKDVILLSPTGSGKTLAYLLPLLLALKPNDDSVQVLILVPSRELALQIDSVFKAMGTFWKTCCCYGGHPIAEEKKSILGNRPAIIIGTPGRITDHLSKGNFNPETIETLIIDEFDKSLEFGFHDEMAEIITQLPGLKKRMLLSATDAEEIPEFAGLNRTVKLNFLPDASEEQESRLTLMKVLSPSKDKIDTLYNLLCTLGSSSSIVFCNHRDAVDRVHQLLADKKLFAERFHGGMEQPDRERALYKFRNGSCHVLISTDLAARGLDIPEVGHIIHYHLPVNEEAFTHRNGRTARWDATGTSYLILHAEEKLPSYIPEEMETVALPENPSRPPKSLWATIYIGKGKKEKLSRMDIAGFLYKKGNLAREDVGAIDVKEHYAFVAVRRAKVKQLLNLIQGEKIKGMKTIIEEAK
- the nqrE gene encoding NADH:ubiquinone reductase (Na(+)-transporting) subunit E is translated as MEHLLSLFVRSIFVDNMIFAFFLGMCSYLAVSKNVKTAVGLGIAVTFVLLVTLPVNYLLQTKVLAANAIIEGVDLSFLSFILFIAVIAGIVQLVEMIVERFTPSLYASLGIFLPLIAVNCAIMGASLFMQQRINLGPSDPKYIGDIWDALAYALGSGIGWLLAIVGLAAIREKMAYSDVPAPLKGLGITFITVGLMAIAFMCFSGLNI
- a CDS encoding NADH:ubiquinone reductase (Na(+)-transporting) subunit D, with the translated sequence MGQLFSKKNKEVFSAPLGIDNPVTVQVLGICSALAVTAKLEPAIVMGLSVTVITAFANVVISLLRKTIPNRIRIIVQLVVVAALVTIVSEVLKACAYDVSVQLSVYVGLIITNCILMGRLEAFAMQNGPWESFLDGVGNGLGYAKILIIVAFFRELFGSGTLLGFNILNYEPIQNIGYVNNGLMLMPPMALIIVACIIWYQRARHKELQEQSN
- a CDS encoding Na(+)-translocating NADH-quinone reductase subunit C, whose translation is MNTNSNSYTIIYASVMVIIVAFLLAFVSSSLKSTQEKNVQLDTKKQILAALNIKDVKDADAEYQKYVKGDMLMNVDGTLTENTGEFATNYEKEAKEQQRLHVFVCEVDGQTKYVVPVYGAGLWGAIWGYVALNEDKDTVYGTYFSHASETPGLGAEIATDRFQNAFVGKKTLENGAITLGVVKNGKVEKPDYQVDGISGGTITSVGVDAMLKACLNSYLSFLTK